The Pygocentrus nattereri isolate fPygNat1 chromosome 4, fPygNat1.pri, whole genome shotgun sequence genome includes a window with the following:
- the LOC108410407 gene encoding neuroendocrine protein 7B2 isoform X2 produces the protein MALAARMSHSVALGLLVSLTAIVCGRNPRTADQVSEADIQRLLHGVMEELGIARPRVEYPAHQATNIVGPLSIQGGAHEGLQHLGPYGNIPNIVAELTGDNVPKDFSEDHGYPDPPNPCPLGKTADGCLENSPDTAEFSREFQKHQHLFDPEHDYPTLAKWNKEMLYQKLKGGPKRRKRSTNPYLMGQRLDNVVAKKSVPHFPEEEEMETATSNIMP, from the exons ATGGCTCTGGCTGCCAGGATGTCACACTCGGTAGCTCTGGGTCTCTTGGTCAGTTTGACCGCCATCGTGTGCGGCCGCAACCCCCGCACGGCCGACCAGGTGTCCGAGGCCGACATCCAGCGCCTGCTGCACGGCGTGATGGAGGAGCTGGGCATCGCTCGGCCCAGGGTAGAGTATCCGGCGCATCAGGCCACTAATATAGTGGGTCCTCTCAGCATCCAGG GTGGTGCTCACGAAGGGCTTCAGCATCTTGGACCTTATGGGAACATCCCCAACATAGTGGCAGAACTGACTGGAGACAATGTTCCAAAAGACTTCAGCGAGGATCATGGCTATCCTGACCCTCCAAACCCCTGCCCTCTGGGAAAAACTG CTGATGGCTGTTTGGAGAATTCGCCAGACACAGCCGAGTTCAGCCGCGAGTTTCAGAAACACCAGCATCTCTTCGATCCAGAGCATGATTACCCCACGCTGGCCAAGTGG AATAAGGAGATGTTGTATCAGAAACTGAAGGGAGgtccaaaaagaagaaaaagg AGCACCAACCCATATCTGATGGGACAGAGACTGGACAATGTAGTGGCCAAGAAGTCTGTGCCACATTTCCCAGAGGAGGAAGAAATGGAAACGGCAACAAGCAATATCATGCCCTGA
- the LOC108410420 gene encoding rho GTPase-activating protein 11A — protein sequence MKTVDKNVLRVVVLRRLRSVYGIHVKKKRLSERFESRKTWETSASPRVKVFGVPLHHLRMRNIPGYGLVPCFLVDSCKHLLNHAGSEGLFRKSGSVVRLKALRARLDKGEDCLSTALPCDLASLVKQFFYELPCPALPAALLQAFTSAQRLPTEEERSSATQLVSCLLPEINSSTLRFFFIFLKNVSLRASVNKMDSYNLSVVLAPNLFRLHSTPEWNDACHRLYIAVICTLIENAHTFGVVPDTIARNELALVDFHPPYDTDPHFGWKSKGRRPSEVLSLSAAGTPNPKGRILSDGAGDEFSCRKQKFFRRNLGIVPSVLFGCCYNSSSKEQDSSPPAALNRQFNKSAQRGTCRRVCKNMKRDISNTFGCVASSPREKTLPESPVASCWLQPYQDTPVGLCLKKQYSQLESVSNKPRAIRSVFKTLFCTPATDSPENQQFLTQDELSLPLCNSISTSTCLESNVIKNTSTTINLEEQSTPVVAAEQRRANGEKESILHVKCSDSKRLRKLTSKLNLLSSSSSRLVALEGDAGSLQDTFGVRLMELSSFKPLNKATPRNSKVRVVDHVEKFDKLQVKPLVPKVIRPPLKFQRTPVYQYVKRINSRMREAK from the exons ATGAAAACCGTCGACAAAAATGTGCTGCGAGTAGTTGTGTTGAGGCGCCTGCGTTCAGTATACGGAATTCACGTCAAGAAGAAGAGACTTTCTGAAAGGTTtgaaagcaggaaaacatgGGAGACATCAGCGTCTCCACGG gTCAAGGTGTTTGGTGTGCCTCTGCATCACTTGCGTATGAGGAACATACCTGGTTATGGTTTGGTACCATG tTTCTTAGTAGATTCTTGTAAGCATCTGTTGAATCATGCTGGCTCTGAGGGCCTGTTCAGAAAATCCGGCTCTGTTGTGCGTCTGAAGGCCTTAAGA GCAAGGCTTGACAAAGGAGAAGACTGTTTATCCACCGCGCTGCCATGTGATTTGGCCAGTTTGGTGAAGCAGTTCTTCTACGAGCTTCCGTGTCCGGCTCTTCCTGCAGCTTTGCTCCAGGCCTTCACGAGTGCTCAGCGGCTGCCCACTGAAGAAGAGCGGAGCTCAGCCACTCAActtgtgtcctgccttctgcctgagaTTAACTCATCTACTCTCcgctttttctttattttccttaAGAACGTCTCTCTCAG GGCTTCTGTGAATAAAATGGACAGCTACAACCTGTCAGTGGTCCTTGCTCCAAACCTCTTTCGCTTGCACAGTACTCCTGAGTGGAATGATGCGTGCCACAGACTTTAtattgctgttatttgcacACTCATAGAAAATGCTCACACTTTTG gtGTGGTTCCTGACACTATTGCTAGGAATGAACTTGCTTTAGTGGATTTCCATCCACCATATGATACGGACCCTCACTTTGGGTGGAAGAGCAAAGGAAGAAGACCTTCAGAAG TTCTGTCATTAAGCGCAGCTGGGACTCCAAACCCAAAGGGGAGGATTCTGTCCGATGGTGCTGGTGATGAATTTTCCTGCAGGAAACAGAAGTTTTTCAGAAGAAATTTAGGAATAGTGCCAAgtgttttgtttggctgttgttACAATTCTTCCTCAA AGGAACAAGATTCAAGTCCTCCTGCTGCTTTGAACAGGCAATTTAACAAATCTGCCCAAAGAGGAACCTGTAGAAGGGtgtgtaaaaatatgaaaag AGATATATCCAACACTTTTGGTTGTGTTGCATCAAGTCCAAGAGAAAAGACCCTTCCAGAGTCACCTGTGGCTTCATGCTGGCTCCAGCCCTACCAGGACACACCTGTTGGCCTTTGTCTGAAGAAGCAATATTCTCAACTAGAATCTGTCTCTAACAAACCACGAGCCATCAGAAGTGTCTTCAAGACACTTTTCTGCACTCCGGCCACAGACAGTCCAGAAAACCAGCAGTTCCTTACTCAGGATGAGCTCTCTCTTCCACTGTGCAATTCAATTAGTACCTCCACATGTTTGGAAAGTAATGTGATTAAAAACACTAGCACCACCATAAACCTGGAAGAACAAAGCACACCAGTTGTTGCTGCTGAGCAAAGACGAGCAAATGGAGAAAAGGAATCTATCCttcatgtgaaatgctcagatTCTAAACGTTTGAGAAAATTGACCAGCAAGTTGAATTTACTTTCTTCTTCATCCAGCCGACTGGTAGCACTTGAGGGCGATGCAGGTAGCCTACAGGATACTTTTGGAGTTCGTCTGATGGAACTGAGTAGCTTTAAACCATTGAATAAAGCAACACCAAGGAATTCCAAAGTGAGGGTGGTGGATCATGTTGAAAAATTTGATAAGCTTCAGGTAAAGCCACTGGTACCTAAAGTGATTCGGCCTCCCCTTAAATTTCAGCGCACCCCTGTTTACCAGTATGTTAAGCGGATCAACTCTCGTATGAGAGAGGCAAAATGA
- the grem1a gene encoding gremlin-1a, whose protein sequence is MAGGAPVVLAALCLLCSPLRCFASTGFHGAFPHPNKPPVPGWGQQSASSSSGQAAEEPLDSSQEALHVTERHYLKRDWCKTQPLKQTLREEGCLPRTIINSFCYGQCNSFYIPRHVYQEDSAFQSCSFCKPKTFTVVTYTLLCPGQIARTKRKRVRRVKQCRCTSIELD, encoded by the coding sequence ATGGCTGGCGGTGCTCCGGTTGTCCTCGCGGCTCTGTGTCTGCTCTGCAGTCCGCTGAGGTGTTTCGCTTCTACGGGCTTCCACGGCGCTTTCCCGCACCCCAACAAACCCCCCGTGCCCGGCTGGGGGCAGCAGAGCGCGAGCAGCAGCAGCGGTCAGGCCGCGGAGGAGCCGCTGGACTCGAGCCAGGAGGCGCTGCACGTGACGGAGCGCCACTACCTGAAGCGCGACTGGTGCAAGACGCAGCCGCTGAAGCAGACGCTGCGCGAGGAGGGCTGCCTGCCGCGCACCATCATCAACAGCTTCTGCTACGGCCAGTGCAACTCCTTCTACATCCCGCGCCACGTGTACCAGGAGGACAGCGCCTTCCAGTCCTGCTCCTTCTGCAAGCCCAAGACCTTCACCGTGGTCACCTACACGCTGCTGTGCCCGGGTCAGATAGCCCGCACCAAGAGGAAACGCGTGCGCCGCGTCAAACAGTGCCGCTGCACATCCATAGAGCTGGACTAA
- the LOC108410407 gene encoding neuroendocrine protein 7B2 isoform X1 translates to MALAARMSHSVALGLLVSLTAIVCGRNPRTADQVSEADIQRLLHGVMEELGIARPRVEYPAHQATNIVGPLSIQGGAHEGLQHLGPYGNIPNIVAELTGDNVPKDFSEDHGYPDPPNPCPLGKTAADGCLENSPDTAEFSREFQKHQHLFDPEHDYPTLAKWNKEMLYQKLKGGPKRRKRSTNPYLMGQRLDNVVAKKSVPHFPEEEEMETATSNIMP, encoded by the exons ATGGCTCTGGCTGCCAGGATGTCACACTCGGTAGCTCTGGGTCTCTTGGTCAGTTTGACCGCCATCGTGTGCGGCCGCAACCCCCGCACGGCCGACCAGGTGTCCGAGGCCGACATCCAGCGCCTGCTGCACGGCGTGATGGAGGAGCTGGGCATCGCTCGGCCCAGGGTAGAGTATCCGGCGCATCAGGCCACTAATATAGTGGGTCCTCTCAGCATCCAGG GTGGTGCTCACGAAGGGCTTCAGCATCTTGGACCTTATGGGAACATCCCCAACATAGTGGCAGAACTGACTGGAGACAATGTTCCAAAAGACTTCAGCGAGGATCATGGCTATCCTGACCCTCCAAACCCCTGCCCTCTGGGAAAAACTG CAGCTGATGGCTGTTTGGAGAATTCGCCAGACACAGCCGAGTTCAGCCGCGAGTTTCAGAAACACCAGCATCTCTTCGATCCAGAGCATGATTACCCCACGCTGGCCAAGTGG AATAAGGAGATGTTGTATCAGAAACTGAAGGGAGgtccaaaaagaagaaaaagg AGCACCAACCCATATCTGATGGGACAGAGACTGGACAATGTAGTGGCCAAGAAGTCTGTGCCACATTTCCCAGAGGAGGAAGAAATGGAAACGGCAACAAGCAATATCATGCCCTGA